The following are from one region of the Juglans regia cultivar Chandler chromosome 10, Walnut 2.0, whole genome shotgun sequence genome:
- the LOC109014088 gene encoding 21 kDa protein-like — MEGSSSKYLITFLLILVAISSACINSGMAAKANRLSTEFIRTSCRSTIYPSLCFSSLSVHANSIQTSPQLLASTALNVTLSSAQSTSRLMVRLSKTRGMSPRVVSAMTDCVEELSDSVDELRNSIAEMSSLKSSNFQLMINDIQTWVSAALTDESTCTDGFHGNSMNGNVKTTVREKIVKVAQLTSNALALINQYAAFHG; from the coding sequence atggaaggcTCATCTTCTAAATATTTGATAACATTCCTTCTCATTCTAGTTGCCATTAGCTCGGCCTGCATAAACTCAGGCATGGCCGCCAAGGCCAACCGATTAAGTACTGAGTTTATCAGGACATCTTGCAGATCGACAATCTACCCAAGCCTttgtttcagctctctctcagTCCATGCAAACTCCATCCAAACAAGCCCTCAACTTCTGGCCAGCACTGCTCTCAATGTGACTCTGTCTTCGGCTCAGTCAACCTCTAGGTTGATGGTGAGGCTCTCCAAAACCCGGGGAATGAGTCCTAGAGTGGTTTCCGCCATGACGGACTGCGTTGAGGAGTTGAGCGATTCCGTGGACGAGCTTCGCAATTCTATAGCTGAGATGAGCAGTTTAAAGAGCTCGAACTTTCAGCTCATGATAAACGACATACAAACTTGGGTCAGTGCCGCTTTGACGGACGAGAGTACCTGCACCGATGGGTTTCATGGGAATTCCATGAATGGGAACGTGAAGACCACTGTGAGGGAAAAGATCGTGAAGGTAGCACAATTGACTAGCAATGCCTTGGCTCTGATCAATCAATATGCCGCTTTTCATGGTTAA
- the LOC109014091 gene encoding pectinesterase inhibitor 4-like, with the protein MEAYSRTTLTILLLMNLLFLISNIPTTLAATSSASNSVSTISYKTYIQTACNSTTYPRVCYSSLSPYASNIRGHPQKLCKTALSVAAKAARNASSTISNLSKLKGLTRSEAAVIKDCIENVKSSVDELKQSLNEMGHLGACGSDCQLQISNIKTWVSAAITDESTCTDGLEEQKVSATVQDKISRSILNVARPTSNALSLFNSHYPY; encoded by the coding sequence ATGGAAGCCTACAGTAGGACTACTCTTACAATCCTACTTCTTATGAATCTTCTTTTCCTGATCTCAAACATCCCTACAACCTTAGCAGCAACGTCGTCTGCATCCAACTCCGTTTCCACCATATCCTACAAGACATACATCCAAACAGCCTGCAATTCAACCACATACCCGCGAGTCTGCTACAGTTCCCTCTCCCCCTATGCTTCCAATATCAGAGGGCACCCCCAGAAACTCTGCAAAACCGCACTCTCAGTGGCCGCAAAAGCCGCCCGCAACGCTTCATCGACGATATCAAATCTGTCTAAACTGAAGGGTTTGACGCGCAGTGAAGCTGCGGTCATTAAGGACTGCATCGAGAACGTTAAGAGCAGCGTCGACGAGCTCAAACAATCTTTGAACGAGATGGGTCATCTTGGAGCTTGCGGCTCTGATTGCCAACTTCAGATATCGAACATAAAGACTTGGGTCAGTGCTGCGATAACGGATGAATCTACGTGCACTGACGGGTTGGAAGAACAAAAAGTGAGCGCGACGGTGCAGGACAAGATTAGTAGGAGTATTCTCAATGTTGCTAGGCCAACTAGCAATGCTTTGTCCCTCTTTAACAGTCACTACCCCTACTAA